In the Devosia sp. SL43 genome, one interval contains:
- a CDS encoding flagellar basal body P-ring protein FlgI → MPRTMMQRLIATVLSTALVLLPVADAYGAAARIKDIVDFEGIRENQLVGYGLVVGLNGTGDSLNNSPFTKQSLQSMLERLGVNTAGENVRTANVAAVMVTANLPPFATQGSRMDVSVAALGDSDSLQGGTLLVTPLLGADGEVYAIAQGPVAINGFKAEGDAATIISGVPTTGRISSGALIEREIDFHLGAQTSLRLALRNPDLTTARRIALAVNDFIGAPTATPEDPATVRVTLPPGFNGNIVDLLTDIEQLMVETDQTAKIVIDENSGIIVMGKDVRVSSVAVAQSNLTVTIAEDPNVSQPNPLSLGQTAVEPNTTLNANLSETALAVVNESVTLQQLVDGLNALGISPRDLIAILQAIKATGALQAEIEVL, encoded by the coding sequence ATGCCAAGAACCATGATGCAGAGGCTGATCGCGACGGTGTTGAGCACCGCCCTCGTACTACTGCCGGTCGCAGACGCTTATGGTGCGGCTGCCCGCATCAAGGATATCGTGGACTTCGAAGGCATCCGCGAGAACCAGCTAGTGGGTTATGGCCTGGTGGTCGGCCTCAACGGCACCGGCGACAGCCTCAACAATTCCCCGTTCACCAAGCAGTCCCTGCAGTCGATGCTGGAACGCCTTGGCGTCAATACGGCCGGCGAGAATGTTCGCACCGCCAATGTGGCGGCCGTGATGGTCACCGCCAACTTGCCACCCTTCGCTACCCAGGGTTCGCGCATGGACGTGTCGGTCGCTGCTCTCGGCGACAGCGACAGCCTGCAGGGCGGCACCCTGCTGGTGACGCCGCTGCTCGGCGCCGATGGCGAAGTCTATGCCATCGCCCAGGGCCCCGTGGCCATCAACGGCTTCAAGGCCGAGGGCGACGCCGCGACAATCATCTCCGGCGTCCCGACCACCGGTCGCATTTCCTCTGGCGCGCTGATCGAGCGGGAGATCGACTTCCACCTCGGCGCCCAGACCTCGCTGCGCCTGGCCTTGCGGAACCCCGATCTCACGACAGCCCGCCGCATCGCATTGGCGGTCAACGACTTCATCGGCGCCCCGACCGCAACGCCGGAAGACCCGGCAACCGTGCGTGTCACCCTGCCCCCAGGCTTCAACGGCAATATCGTCGACCTGCTGACCGATATCGAGCAGTTGATGGTGGAAACCGACCAGACGGCCAAGATCGTTATCGACGAGAATTCCGGCATCATCGTCATGGGCAAGGATGTGCGCGTCTCGAGCGTCGCCGTGGCCCAGTCGAACCTGACGGTTACCATTGCCGAGGACCCGAACGTCTCGCAGCCCAATCCGCTCAGCCTTGGGCAGACCGCAGTCGAGCCCAATACCACCCTCAATGCCAATCTCTCTGAAACCGCCCTCGCCGTGGTCAACGAGTCAGTGACGTTGCAGCAGCTGGTGGATGGGCTCAACGCGTTGGGTATCTCGCCGCGCGACCTGATTGCCATCCTCCAAGCGATCAAGGCCACCGGAGCCCTCCAGGCCGAAATCGAGGTGCTGTGA
- a CDS encoding rod-binding protein — MIETIARPGSTLTSAQIARVRQQAEDFEGVFLNTLTKQMFSTIKTDEASMGGGFGEETWRGMQAEQLANTMAQNGGLGIADQLMPDLLALQEAANNQNNIKPTMGAYQ, encoded by the coding sequence ATGATCGAGACCATCGCAAGGCCCGGCTCCACCCTGACGTCGGCGCAAATTGCCCGAGTGCGCCAGCAGGCCGAGGATTTCGAAGGCGTGTTCCTCAACACGCTGACCAAGCAGATGTTCTCCACCATCAAGACCGATGAAGCATCAATGGGCGGCGGTTTTGGTGAGGAAACGTGGCGCGGCATGCAGGCCGAACAGCTCGCCAACACCATGGCGCAGAATGGCGGCCTTGGGATTGCCGACCAATTGATGCCGGACCTGCTGGCCCTGCAGGAAGCCGCCAACAACCAGAACAATATCAAGCCGACCATGGGAGCCTACCAATGA